In Rhodococcus pseudokoreensis, the DNA window GGATCGATCTGCGGACGCTGCCGCAGTGAATGGAACCCGGGAATAAGTCGGGCGCGGAGTACCGTTGAAGCGTTCACGGGTTTGTTACGAACTACAGGGAGAGCCCATGACTGTGCAGAACGAGACCGCCGTCCACGGCGTCAAGATGACCGAAGCCGCGTCCGCCAAGGCGAAGGCGCTGCTCGATCAGGAAGGTCGTGACGACCTCGCACTGCGTATCGCCGTGCAACCCGGCGGCTGCGCAGGACTGCGTTACCAGCTGTTCTTCGACGACCGCAACCTGGACGGCGACCTGATCGTGGACTTCGGTGGCGTCGCCCTCGCGGTGGACCGGATGAGCGCGCCGTACGTCGAGGGTGCCTCGATCGACTTCGTCGACACCATCGAGAAGCAGGGTTTCACGATCGACAACCCCAACGCGACCGGTTCGTGCGCCTGCGGCGACTCCTTCAACTGAGTCCCGGGCCGAAGTACAACTGAATCGACAAGTCTGACGCGGCGCCGACCGGCTGCCGCGTCAGACTTTTTTCGTGCCCGACCTCGCCGTCCCGCGACCTCGTGCTGCCGACCGAACATGGCGGTACGCCGGGGTACGGTGAGAAATCCCGACCGAACTCATCGAAAGGCATCCGCCCGTGACAATTGCGGTAACCGGTTCCATCGCCACCGACCACCTGATGCGGTTTCCGGGCCGGTTCGCCGAGCAACTGCTCGCCGATCAGCTCAGCCACATCTCGTTGAGCTTCCTGGTCGACGACCTCGTAGTCCGGCGCGGGGGAGTGGGCGGCAACATCGCCTACGCCATGGGCGTCCTCGGTGGTTCCCCGCTGCTGGTCGGGGCTGTCGGAGCCGACTTCGCGGAGTACCGCCAGTGGCTCGAGGGCAACGGTGTCGACTGCACCGCCGTCCGGATCTCGACCACTGCGCACACCGCGCGCTTCGTGTGCACCACGGACGAGGACATGGCGCAGATCGCCTCGTTCTACCCCGGGGCGATGAGTGAGGCCCGCGAGATCCAGCTGTCCGGCATCGCACCGGACGCCGACACGCTCGAGCTCGTCCTCATCGGCGCCAACGACCCCGAGGCGATGATCCGCCACACCGAGGAATGCCGCCGGCAGGACATCCCGTTCGCCGCCGACCCGTCGCAGCAGCTCGCGCGACTGAACGGCGAGGAGGCGGCGACGCTGATTCGCGGCGCGAAATACCTGTTCACGAACGAGTACGAATGGGGACTGCTGCAGCAGAAGACCGGACTGTCCGAAGAGGAGATCCGCGCACAGGTCGGTGTCCGTGTCACGACGCTCGGCTCCAAGGGCGTGGAGATCGTCGACGCCGAGGGCAACCGGACCCGGGTCGCCGTCGTCCCCGAGAAGGCCAAGGTCGACCCGACCGGTGTCGGTGACGGATTCCGCGCCGGATTCCTCCTCGCGCACAGCGCAGGCCTGAGCTTCGAGCGCTCCGCGCAGCTGGGGTCGCTGGTGGCCGTGCTGGTGCTGGAGACCACCGGAACCCAGGAATGGTCGTTCGACCGCGACGAGGCTGTCAAGCGCCTCGCAGATGCCTACGGCTCCACCGCCGCGGACGAGATCGCCGCGATTCTGCCGTAAGGCGGCTCCGCCGCCCGTGAGTGGTTGACGAGTCCCTGGACTCGTCAACCACTCACGGGCGCGAAGCGCCTAGATCGAGACCGGGTACGCCGGCTCGGCGATTTCCGGCACGATGCGGTTCTCCACGAAGATGCCGTGCCAGACCATGAAGATCAGCACGGTCCACAGGCGACGGCTGTGGTCGGACACGCCGTCCCGGTGGTCGTTCAGCATCTTCGTGATCGCGGCCTTGTCGAGCAGGTGATCGGTGCCCGAGGCCGCGATCTGCTCGTGCGCCCAGTCGAACAGTTCGGTGCCGCGCAGCCAGTGCCGCAACGGCACCGGGAAACCCAGCTTCGCCCGGTGGAGCACGTGCCCGGGGACGATGCCCTCCAGCGCCTGACGCAGCGCGTACTTGGTGGTGCTCTTGGTGATCTTCTGGTCCAGCGGCACCCGCGACGCCACCTCGAAGACCTCCGGATCGAGGAACGGCACCCGCAGTTCGAGCGAATTGGCCATCGTCATCTTGTCGGCCTTGACCAGGATGTCGCCGCGCAACCACGTGAACAGGTCCAGGTGCTGCATCCGGGCCACCGGATCCCACCCCTGCGACTGCGCGTAGATCGGGTCGGTGACGTCACGGTGCGTCCACTCGGGGCGGAAGTCGCGCAGGACGGCGCGCAACTGCGCATCGTTGAAGCTGCGCGCGTTGCCGTAGTACCGCTCCTCGAGAGTCAGCGAACCGCGATTGAGCAGGCTCTTGCCGCGGGTGCCGTCGGGGATGCGCTCGGACAGCTTGCCGGCGGCCCTGCGCAGCCCCTTGGGCAGGTACTCGAACGGCTTCAGCGAAATCGGCTCGCGGTAGATGGTGTAACCGCCGAACAGTTCGTCGGCGCCCTCACCGGACAGCACGACCTTGACGTGCTTGCGTGCCTCCTTCGCGACGAACCACAGCGGAACCAGCGCGGGGTCGGCGACCGGGTCGTCGAGGTACCACACGATTTCGGGGATGGCGGCAGCGAACTCGGCGGGGCTCACCACCTTCACCACGTGCCGCGCGCCGATCGCCTCGGCGGATTCGGCCGCGACGTCGACCTCGGAGTAGCCCTCACGCTCGAAACCGGTGGTGAACGTGATCAGGTTCGGGTTGTGGCGCATCGCGAGCGCCGCGATGGCCGTCGAGTCGATGCCGCCGGACAGGAACGAGCCGACGGTCACGTCGGCGCGCATGTGCTTGGCGACCGAATCCTCGAGGGCCTCCGCGATCTCGCGGTACCGGGCCTGCTCGGTACCCGCGGCGAACGGACGCACCGGGAACGTGGGTGCGAAATAGCGGGTGATCACGGGTTCTTCACCCGGGCGCACCCGCGCGAAGCACCCGGATTCGAGCCGGCGGATCTGCTTGTGGAGCGTTTCCGGTTCCGGCACGTACTGGAGGACGGTGTAGTGCTCGACCGCACGCGGATCGAGTTCGGTGCCGATGCCGATCAGGCTCGCCAGTTCCAGCAGGCTCTTCTTCTCGCTGCCGAACGCGGTGCCGCCGGTGCCCGTCGCCAGGAACAGCGGTTTGATGCCGAACGGATCGCGGGCGATGAACAACTCCCGCGTCTCGGTGTCCCAGATCGCGAACGCGAACATGCCGCGCAGGCGACGGACGGCGTCCTCACCCCAGTAGTGGAACGCGGCGACGATGGCCTCGCTGTCGCCCTCGGTGACGAACTGCGCACCGAATTGCTCGGCGAGCTCGGCCCGCACCTCGAGGTAGTTGTAGATCTCGCCGTTGAACGTCAGCGCGTAGCGTTCCGGATTCTCCGCCGGACCCCACCGCAGCGGCTGGTGGGAGTGTTCGATGTCGATGATCGACAGCCGATTGAACCCGAAGACCAGGTGGTCGTCGTGCCAGGTCCCGTGCTCGTCCGGCCCACGGTGCCGCAGGCAGTGCATCGCCTGGTCGACCTGTGAGACGGCGTTGTCGCTGGTTTCTCCAGAGGTCAGTAGCCCGAGCAGTCCGCACACAGCGTCCGGTACCTCAATTCAGAATCTTGGAAGGCTCCACGAGGTGGAGGGGTCAGGGATCTCTGCCGGAAAGTATGCCGCAGATTGCCGACGCGTCCGGTTCGGGCCGTCGCCGGCACCGCCGTGACCCGAACACCGGCACCGCCGCGACAACGACAGCGACACATCGCCCGACCCGAGGATGGAGAGCCGCCGCCTTTGGTCTACGCTGCGTAGTAATTGGGCCTTCCCATCGGGTGTGCCCTAGTGGAATTTGCGGCGATCAGGAAGGCGTGAACGTGGCGCAAGGTCGGATCCTTCGGCGGGCAGGGTTGGCAGTATCTTTGGGCATTGCTGCCTTGCTGCTGTCGGGTTGTTCAATCGACAACGAGGTGCTTCGTTTCGGGTGGCCTTCGGGCGTAACCCCGCAGGCGCACCGCATGCGTGAACTGTGGACCTGGTCGGTCATCGCCGCCCTCGTCATGGGTGTGCTGGTGTGGGGACTCACCTTCTGGGCGGTGATCTTCCACCGCAAGAAGAAGGACTCACCCGAGTTCCCGCGTCAGACGGCATACAACGTGCCGCTGGAGCTGGCGTACACCGCGGTTCCGTTCGTCATCATCGCCGTGCTGTTCTACTTCACGGTGGTCGTGCAGAACCATGTCCTCGAGAAGAAGGACAACCCCAACGTGGTGGTGGATGTCACTGCGTACCAGTGGAACTGGAAGTTCGGTTACCGCTCCATCGACCTCGGTGAGGGTGGCGGACTGTACGACGGTGTCGACCAGGAGGCGCAGGCCGCCGTCGAGGCTGCATCGGCGCCCGAAGCGGAGGGTGAGGGTGAGCACGCCCTGCCCGGGCCGATCCACGGCAAGGTCCCCCAGGACCTGTCCTACCTGCACTACGACACGATCGAGACGGTCGGCTCGAGCAACGAGATCCCGATCCTCGTCCTGCCGACCGGCAAGCGGATCCAGTTCGAACTGGCCTCGGCCGATGTCATCCACGCGTTCTGGGTGCCGGAGTTCCTGTTCAAGCGCGACGTGAACCCGAACCCCAAGGAGAACCACTCCGACAACGTCTTCCAGATCAGTGAGATCGAGAAGGAAGGTGCCTTCGTCGGGCGCTGCGCCGAGATGTGCGGCACGTTCCACGCGATGATGAACTTCGAGGTTCGCGCCGTGAGCCCGGACAAGTTCGCGCAGTACATCGAGTTGCGCAAGCCGGCGAGCGAGGGCGGCCGGGATCTGACCACGGCGGAGGCTCTGCAGGCCATCGGCGAGTCCCCTGTCGCGACGTCGACGTCTCCCTTCACCACCGATCGCGGCTACAAGCAGGCGAGCGGTGTCGAAGGTAACTGAACCTGCTGCTGATACCTCACTGACCAAGGACAAGTGCTGATATGAAGATCGAAGCCAAGCTCTTCGAGATCCTGACGGTATTCTTCATTCTCGTCGCGATCGTCTACGGCGTCTTCACCGCCGTTTCACGAACCGGTATCGAGTGGGCGGGTCTGACGGGCATCTGCCTGTCGGCGGGACTGACGCTGATCATCGGAACGTACTTCCGGTTCGTCGCCCGTCGCCTCGACACCCGTCCCGAGGACTACGAGGACGCAGAGATCGCCGACGGCGCAGGCGACCTGGGGTTCTTCAGCCCCGGTAGTTACTGGCCGATCCTGCTCGCCGCCGCGGCCGCGTTCGTCGCAGTCTCGATGGCGTTCTTCCAGCCGTGGATGCTGGTGGTCGCCGTGGTTGCCGTGCTGGCCGCCGCTGCGGGTCTCGTCTTCGAGTACTACGTCGGACCCGAGAAGCACTAGTCCACACACTGTTGTGACGGCGGAGGCGCCGAATCCCTCTGGGGTTCGGCGCCTCCGCCGTTCGTCGTCAGGCTTCGTGGTTCCGGACCGCCGCCGCGGCGAGGAGCGCGGTGGCCTGTTCGGACGCGAGTCGCACCGCATCGGGGAACACCTGCAACCCGTGCGCGACCAGGGCGCCCTCGTGGAGCAGCATGACGGTGCGCGCGAGTGTCTCCGGATCGCGCACCGGCGCGTCCCGGCACACGCCGGTGAACAGGTCGAGCATCCACCGCTTCTGGCCGATGATGATCGCGTACGCCGGATGTGACGGGTCGCTGATCTCCGCGTGCGCGTTGACCATGCTGCACCCTTTCGCGCTGTTCTCCGCGGTCCAATCCCGGGATGCGTCGAAGATCGCCGTCAGGCGCCGTTCGGGCGAGTCGCCGACGGCGTCGAGACGGCCGGCGAGAAACGCTCGCCACCGTTCGTCCCGGTCGGCGAGGTACTCGACCACGATCTGTTCCTTCGAACCGAAACGGTCGTAAAGCGTCTTCTTCGTGACGCCGGCCTCGGCGGCGATGAGATCGACGCCGACCGCGTGGATTCCCCGCTCGTAGAACAGCCGACCCGCCGCGGCCAGCGCCCGTCGCGCGCCCGGTGTCAGCGTGACGCGCAGCGGTGACGGCACAGAATCCATGACAGAAGTATACAGATCGGTGTACCTTTGGGAAGTAAACCGATCTGTTTACTTGGGTGGTGGTCATTAGTGAACGCGTTGTTCGCCGTGATGTTCGTCCTGTGCTGGAGTTCCGGTTTCATCGGGGCCAAACTCGGCGCCGGGAACGCGGACCCGCTCACGGTGCTCACCTGGCGGTTCCTTCCATTGGCTGTCGCGCTGGCCGTGGGCGCGGTCCTGTTCCACCGCGCC includes these proteins:
- a CDS encoding cytochrome c oxidase subunit 4 is translated as MKIEAKLFEILTVFFILVAIVYGVFTAVSRTGIEWAGLTGICLSAGLTLIIGTYFRFVARRLDTRPEDYEDAEIADGAGDLGFFSPGSYWPILLAAAAAFVAVSMAFFQPWMLVVAVVAVLAAAAGLVFEYYVGPEKH
- a CDS encoding iron-sulfur cluster assembly accessory protein codes for the protein MTVQNETAVHGVKMTEAASAKAKALLDQEGRDDLALRIAVQPGGCAGLRYQLFFDDRNLDGDLIVDFGGVALAVDRMSAPYVEGASIDFVDTIEKQGFTIDNPNATGSCACGDSFN
- the asnB gene encoding asparagine synthase (glutamine-hydrolyzing) codes for the protein MCGLLGLLTSGETSDNAVSQVDQAMHCLRHRGPDEHGTWHDDHLVFGFNRLSIIDIEHSHQPLRWGPAENPERYALTFNGEIYNYLEVRAELAEQFGAQFVTEGDSEAIVAAFHYWGEDAVRRLRGMFAFAIWDTETRELFIARDPFGIKPLFLATGTGGTAFGSEKKSLLELASLIGIGTELDPRAVEHYTVLQYVPEPETLHKQIRRLESGCFARVRPGEEPVITRYFAPTFPVRPFAAGTEQARYREIAEALEDSVAKHMRADVTVGSFLSGGIDSTAIAALAMRHNPNLITFTTGFEREGYSEVDVAAESAEAIGARHVVKVVSPAEFAAAIPEIVWYLDDPVADPALVPLWFVAKEARKHVKVVLSGEGADELFGGYTIYREPISLKPFEYLPKGLRRAAGKLSERIPDGTRGKSLLNRGSLTLEERYYGNARSFNDAQLRAVLRDFRPEWTHRDVTDPIYAQSQGWDPVARMQHLDLFTWLRGDILVKADKMTMANSLELRVPFLDPEVFEVASRVPLDQKITKSTTKYALRQALEGIVPGHVLHRAKLGFPVPLRHWLRGTELFDWAHEQIAASGTDHLLDKAAITKMLNDHRDGVSDHSRRLWTVLIFMVWHGIFVENRIVPEIAEPAYPVSI
- a CDS encoding cytochrome c oxidase subunit II encodes the protein MNVAQGRILRRAGLAVSLGIAALLLSGCSIDNEVLRFGWPSGVTPQAHRMRELWTWSVIAALVMGVLVWGLTFWAVIFHRKKKDSPEFPRQTAYNVPLELAYTAVPFVIIAVLFYFTVVVQNHVLEKKDNPNVVVDVTAYQWNWKFGYRSIDLGEGGGLYDGVDQEAQAAVEAASAPEAEGEGEHALPGPIHGKVPQDLSYLHYDTIETVGSSNEIPILVLPTGKRIQFELASADVIHAFWVPEFLFKRDVNPNPKENHSDNVFQISEIEKEGAFVGRCAEMCGTFHAMMNFEVRAVSPDKFAQYIELRKPASEGGRDLTTAEALQAIGESPVATSTSPFTTDRGYKQASGVEGN
- a CDS encoding carbohydrate kinase family protein — protein: MTIAVTGSIATDHLMRFPGRFAEQLLADQLSHISLSFLVDDLVVRRGGVGGNIAYAMGVLGGSPLLVGAVGADFAEYRQWLEGNGVDCTAVRISTTAHTARFVCTTDEDMAQIASFYPGAMSEAREIQLSGIAPDADTLELVLIGANDPEAMIRHTEECRRQDIPFAADPSQQLARLNGEEAATLIRGAKYLFTNEYEWGLLQQKTGLSEEEIRAQVGVRVTTLGSKGVEIVDAEGNRTRVAVVPEKAKVDPTGVGDGFRAGFLLAHSAGLSFERSAQLGSLVAVLVLETTGTQEWSFDRDEAVKRLADAYGSTAADEIAAILP
- a CDS encoding TetR/AcrR family transcriptional regulator, producing MDSVPSPLRVTLTPGARRALAAAGRLFYERGIHAVGVDLIAAEAGVTKKTLYDRFGSKEQIVVEYLADRDERWRAFLAGRLDAVGDSPERRLTAIFDASRDWTAENSAKGCSMVNAHAEISDPSHPAYAIIIGQKRWMLDLFTGVCRDAPVRDPETLARTVMLLHEGALVAHGLQVFPDAVRLASEQATALLAAAAVRNHEA